From Aquificota bacterium, one genomic window encodes:
- a CDS encoding efflux RND transporter periplasmic adaptor subunit: MKKLLFLLVGLLILLLIAGGVFYFMKRPKAGQVPQGYEKTLSLSQEGIEVEVYSKGKRLDVGKNSLYILIKPPKDLKELYFYMPPMPGMGEMREDATIKKVSSGLYELQLNISMAGSWQMVVVIDQKVIKKDLSIPFTGEGPMPTQGKREGVISVDINKLQLIGIQTQEVKKEDLMESFSTVGYVSYDLSRVYEITLRSDAWVLDSFGRFEGELIGKGTPLMRVLNPDVSIAKEELKLAEELKREDLRKAALQKLSYLKAGDVISSPYSGVIVERKVYEGGFLKAGDVAYKIADISKVWVIAEVPQEYAGIIKKGTQVLVSPVGQEESYEGIVDYIFPEADKMARTIKVRINLPNKNAKLKINQMVDVYFERPLGNVLAVPEDAVVDTGKRKVVFVEREPGVYEPRNVKLGRKAQGYYQVLEGLREGERVVVRGAFLLDSEAQLKGLYGEEVKGHEHHH; encoded by the coding sequence ATGAAGAAGTTGTTATTCCTTTTGGTTGGTTTGCTTATACTGCTCCTTATTGCTGGCGGAGTGTTCTACTTTATGAAAAGGCCTAAGGCCGGTCAGGTGCCACAAGGTTATGAGAAGACCCTTTCCTTGTCTCAAGAGGGGATAGAAGTTGAAGTCTATTCTAAAGGTAAAAGGCTGGATGTGGGTAAAAACAGCCTTTACATACTCATAAAGCCACCAAAGGATCTAAAAGAGCTTTACTTTTACATGCCACCAATGCCTGGTATGGGCGAGATGAGGGAGGATGCAACCATAAAGAAGGTGTCTTCTGGACTTTATGAACTTCAGCTAAACATAAGCATGGCTGGTTCTTGGCAGATGGTGGTAGTGATTGACCAAAAGGTTATAAAAAAGGACCTCTCCATACCCTTTACAGGCGAAGGTCCTATGCCCACTCAAGGAAAAAGAGAAGGTGTTATAAGCGTGGATATAAACAAGCTTCAGCTTATAGGCATTCAAACACAAGAGGTTAAAAAAGAAGACTTAATGGAAAGCTTTTCCACCGTTGGCTACGTTTCCTATGACCTTTCAAGGGTTTACGAGATAACTTTGAGAAGCGACGCATGGGTATTGGATAGTTTTGGAAGGTTTGAGGGCGAGCTTATAGGGAAAGGCACACCTTTGATGAGGGTTTTAAACCCAGATGTAAGCATTGCAAAAGAAGAGCTAAAACTTGCCGAAGAACTAAAAAGAGAGGATTTAAGAAAGGCAGCCTTGCAAAAGCTCTCTTACTTGAAGGCTGGGGATGTTATCTCCTCTCCCTACAGTGGTGTGATAGTGGAGAGAAAGGTTTATGAAGGAGGCTTTTTAAAGGCTGGTGATGTAGCTTACAAGATAGCGGATATTTCCAAAGTTTGGGTGATAGCAGAGGTGCCTCAGGAGTATGCTGGCATTATAAAAAAAGGAACTCAAGTGCTTGTAAGCCCTGTGGGGCAGGAAGAGTCCTATGAGGGTATTGTGGATTACATCTTTCCCGAAGCAGACAAGATGGCAAGAACAATAAAGGTTAGGATAAACCTTCCTAACAAAAATGCCAAGCTGAAGATAAATCAGATGGTGGATGTTTACTTTGAAAGGCCATTGGGCAACGTGCTTGCCGTTCCAGAGGATGCGGTGGTGGATACGGGAAAGAGGAAAGTGGTCTTTGTAGAAAGAGAGCCTGGTGTTTATGAGCCAAGGAATGTAAAGCTTGGAAGAAAAGCCCAAGGCTACTATCAGGTGCTTGAAGGTCTAAGAGAGGGCGAAAGGGTTGTGGTAAGGGGAGCCTTCTTGCTTGATTCTGAGGCACAGCTAAAGGGCCTATACGGTGAGGAGGTAAAGGGCCATGAGCATCACCATTAA
- a CDS encoding DUF411 domain-containing protein, whose protein sequence is MKTAILLLLLPLFVMAEELLAYYSPSCGCCTSYFSKLEKEGFKVKRVEVSPDKLMEIKSQLGIPPQLRSCHTMLYKNKFIEGHVPPEGIRRLSKDKSLLGVASPHGIKSARGGYEKSFFLVYKDKIREVRP, encoded by the coding sequence ATGAAGACAGCTATCTTGCTTTTGCTATTGCCTCTCTTCGTAATGGCTGAAGAGCTTTTGGCCTATTATAGCCCGAGCTGTGGATGTTGCACCTCTTACTTCTCCAAGCTAGAAAAGGAAGGCTTTAAGGTCAAAAGGGTTGAGGTAAGCCCTGACAAGCTTATGGAAATAAAAAGCCAACTTGGTATTCCACCACAGCTAAGGTCATGCCATACCATGCTTTACAAGAACAAGTTCATAGAGGGGCATGTGCCCCCAGAGGGCATAAGAAGGCTTTCAAAGGACAAAAGTCTTCTTGGTGTGGCCTCTCCCCATGGTATTAAAAGCGCAAGGGGAGGCTATGAAAAAAGCTTTTTCCTCGTTTACAAAGATAAGATCAGGGAGGTAAGACCATGA
- a CDS encoding nitrous oxide reductase accessory protein NosL, producing the protein MRRFYLFLLFFFFAFSFSFSQPKEPPKGERCVVCGMDVNMDPKLTSQVKLKDGSYKYAESPKHILKYYYENKDKVAELWVKDYKSGKWIDGKKAFYVAIKEGPMGNDLVAFKSKLDAQKFAQSPQAAKNRVYQFTEIDKTFLEHLEMGHVH; encoded by the coding sequence ATGAGAAGGTTCTATCTTTTCTTGCTTTTCTTTTTCTTTGCCTTTTCCTTTAGCTTCTCTCAGCCCAAGGAGCCACCCAAGGGCGAGAGATGTGTGGTGTGTGGAATGGATGTAAACATGGACCCAAAGCTTACCTCACAGGTAAAGCTAAAGGATGGGTCCTACAAGTATGCAGAATCTCCAAAGCACATACTCAAGTACTACTACGAGAACAAGGACAAGGTGGCCGAGCTCTGGGTAAAGGACTACAAAAGCGGCAAGTGGATAGATGGTAAAAAGGCCTTTTATGTGGCTATAAAGGAGGGCCCTATGGGTAATGACCTTGTGGCTTTCAAAAGTAAGCTGGATGCTCAAAAGTTTGCCCAAAGCCCTCAGGCCGCAAAGAACAGGGTATATCAGTTTACAGAGATAGACAAGACCTTTTTGGAACACTTAGAGATGGGTCATGTTCACTGA
- a CDS encoding heavy metal translocating P-type ATPase, whose protein sequence is MHHHAHHEHEHKHTTATSHEMHLFEIRKKAIVCTLLSVPVVLLSPAFQELLGFSLPEFYGRDLIILVLSSLVFLYGGSFFIKGSLEELKILKPGMMSLVSVAISVGFAYSFYAHFSGGMDFFWELSTLVVVMLWGHFIEMKSVLGASRALEELAKLIPKKARLVKGDELVEVDTAKLRVGDVVLVKVGEKVPADGTVIEGNAHVDESLLTGESIPVFKKEGDKVIAGSISLDGVIKVRVERTGEASYLSQVMRIVKEAQESKTRLQNLADRVAFYLTIIAILVGLGTFFIWVYFSKDVGFAMERAVSVVVITCPHALGLAIPLVIAISTSYASSKGILVRDRLSLELLRKVYVVLFDKTGTLTEGKFGLRDVYVKDMDEEEFLKLVASIEINSEHIIGRAIVQYAKTKGIDLEPVEEFKVYPGKGVLGKVRGMSVAVGTEGFLKELGMAMDEDIVKKAQELSKQGKTVIWVGIEGRLRGILALSDSIRKESYEAIKSIKAMRKKVMMITGDSEEVAGWVSRELGIDEYFSRVLPHQKSEKVKELQGKGLKVAMVGDGINDAPALMQADVGIAIGSGTDVAIESAGIILVKNDPRDVVRAIRLSSLTYTKMVQNLFWATAYNLFAIPLAAGVFYKWGLLLPLPLSALLMSMSTLVVSINALLMRRHMR, encoded by the coding sequence ATGCACCACCACGCCCATCACGAACACGAGCACAAGCATACTACCGCCACAAGCCATGAGATGCACCTTTTCGAGATAAGGAAGAAGGCTATAGTATGCACCCTTTTGAGTGTGCCTGTGGTCCTTCTTTCTCCCGCCTTTCAAGAGCTTTTGGGCTTTAGCCTTCCAGAATTTTATGGCAGAGACCTTATAATCCTTGTCCTTTCAAGCCTTGTCTTTTTGTATGGAGGATCTTTCTTCATAAAGGGTTCTTTGGAAGAGCTAAAGATCCTAAAGCCTGGTATGATGAGCCTTGTCTCTGTGGCCATAAGCGTGGGCTTTGCTTACAGCTTTTATGCTCATTTTAGCGGTGGTATGGACTTCTTCTGGGAGCTTTCTACGCTCGTTGTGGTTATGCTTTGGGGACACTTTATAGAGATGAAGTCCGTGCTTGGGGCTTCAAGGGCCCTTGAGGAGCTTGCCAAGCTTATTCCAAAGAAGGCAAGGCTTGTAAAGGGTGATGAGCTTGTGGAGGTGGATACGGCCAAGTTAAGGGTGGGTGATGTGGTGCTTGTAAAGGTTGGGGAAAAGGTGCCAGCCGACGGCACAGTAATTGAGGGGAATGCCCATGTGGATGAGTCCTTGCTGACGGGAGAATCCATACCTGTCTTTAAAAAAGAAGGAGACAAAGTGATAGCTGGCTCCATAAGCCTGGATGGAGTGATAAAGGTAAGGGTTGAGAGGACGGGAGAGGCTTCTTATCTGAGTCAGGTGATGAGGATAGTAAAGGAGGCTCAAGAGTCAAAGACCAGGCTTCAAAACCTGGCAGACAGGGTAGCCTTTTACCTTACCATAATAGCCATACTTGTGGGCCTTGGCACCTTCTTCATTTGGGTTTACTTCTCCAAGGATGTGGGCTTTGCAATGGAGAGGGCTGTATCTGTGGTGGTTATAACCTGCCCCCATGCCCTTGGCCTGGCCATCCCTTTGGTGATAGCCATATCCACTTCCTACGCTTCTTCCAAGGGCATCCTTGTCAGAGATAGGCTTTCTTTGGAGCTTTTGAGGAAGGTGTATGTTGTGCTCTTTGACAAGACGGGCACGCTAACGGAGGGCAAGTTTGGCCTAAGGGACGTATACGTAAAGGACATGGATGAAGAAGAGTTTTTAAAGCTGGTTGCCAGCATAGAAATAAACTCAGAGCACATCATAGGAAGGGCCATAGTCCAGTATGCAAAGACTAAGGGAATTGACCTTGAACCTGTAGAGGAATTTAAGGTATATCCTGGCAAGGGTGTGCTGGGGAAAGTGAGAGGTATGAGTGTTGCGGTGGGAACGGAAGGTTTTCTAAAGGAACTTGGAATGGCTATGGATGAGGATATTGTAAAGAAAGCACAAGAGCTTTCAAAGCAGGGGAAGACTGTAATATGGGTGGGGATAGAGGGCAGGCTTAGGGGAATTTTGGCCCTCTCCGACAGCATAAGGAAGGAGTCTTATGAGGCCATAAAAAGCATAAAGGCCATGAGAAAGAAGGTGATGATGATAACTGGAGATTCGGAGGAGGTGGCAGGGTGGGTTTCAAGGGAGCTTGGCATTGATGAGTACTTTTCAAGGGTTTTGCCACACCAAAAGTCCGAAAAGGTAAAGGAGCTTCAAGGGAAGGGCCTTAAGGTTGCCATGGTTGGAGATGGTATAAATGATGCGCCCGCTTTGATGCAGGCGGATGTGGGCATAGCCATAGGTAGTGGGACGGATGTGGCCATTGAGAGTGCAGGGATAATCTTGGTAAAGAACGACCCAAGGGATGTGGTAAGGGCCATAAGACTCTCCAGCCTCACCTACACTAAGATGGTTCAAAACCTCTTTTGGGCTACAGCCTATAACCTCTTTGCCATACCTTTGGCGGCTGGTGTTTTTTATAAGTGGGGCCTGCTTTTGCCCCTGCCCCTCTCTGCTCTTCTTATGAGTATGAGCACCCTTGTGGTTTCCATAAACGCTTTGCTTATGAGGAGGCACATGCGATGA
- a CDS encoding CusA/CzcA family heavy metal efflux RND transporter — MRKFTEILLNNRFIVITLSIFLLLYGLYSLKKTPIDALPDLTDTQVIIYSEWIGQAPQVIENQLTYPLVSNMLGLPRVKVVRGYSMPNYSLVYIIFEDGTDLYWARSRVLEKLSYISSQLPSQAKVSLGPDATGVGWVYQYVLYSEKRSLDELWKIQNFYLKYALLSVPNVAEVASVGGFEKEYRVVLYPEHMMHYGLSLEDVIRAIRGSNMEVGGKYVEVNGREFIVRVRGYVREKEGIEKAVIKEVNGVPIRVGDIGKVIETPAFRMGTADFNGLGNTVGGIVVMRFGADAYKTIKEVKEKLEKVKKGLPEDVKIIPVYDRSDLIERSIDHLKRVLLEESVVVIIVIALFLLSLTLSFAVLIFLLLSILGTFIIMNHTGINSNIMSLGGIAIAIGTMVDAAIVLVEAFTRKREEGKDLRTAIVESTAEVGKPIFFALLVVAVSFVPMLALKAQAGRLFGPLVLTKTLAMLVASLLSVILVPILLLYFGKGKVLKEEKNPLVRLLIKAYTPLFHIAVRLRYLMLVLAILAIPASYILFKNVGREFMPDLREGTLLYMPTTAPGISIQEAQRLLTIQDKIIKSFPEVDTVFGKAGRANTSTDPAPLSMIETVITLKPEDQWREGMTYEKLISELDKALQFPGVINSWIMPIKGRIDMITTGVRTPLGIKVFGDNLEEVVRLAQEIEKALYGMEGVMSVYAERTTGATYFEVVPDREKLRLYGLSLEDITGTFERLFSNEPVSLYISGRERYGITLGVPRDYRQDLENMMLPLGEKLVPLKAVAEVKRVESPMEVKSENGLLVAYVYITPRPEASMDKIVEEGTGRIEERVKFPQGYFYTWTGQFEYWKKAVEDLKVIVPMVLATIVVLVYLSLGRVFETFLVLFTLPSSLLGGLLLMYLMDFRLSIASIAGFLALLGIAAEMSIVMVVYIMHALEREKDKEFYEALYSGAVKRIRPKAMTMLTIVASLVPAVLLKGTGSEVISRIALPMLGGIVSSFLTALFLIPALYSLRSGQR; from the coding sequence ATGAGGAAGTTTACCGAGATACTCTTGAACAACCGGTTTATAGTGATAACCCTCTCTATCTTCTTGCTTCTTTATGGCCTCTATTCCTTGAAGAAGACACCCATAGATGCCTTGCCAGACCTCACAGACACGCAGGTGATCATATACTCCGAGTGGATAGGGCAGGCGCCCCAGGTTATAGAGAACCAGCTAACCTATCCTTTGGTCTCCAACATGCTTGGCCTGCCAAGGGTGAAGGTGGTAAGGGGCTATTCTATGCCCAACTACTCCCTTGTATACATCATCTTTGAAGATGGCACAGACCTATACTGGGCAAGGTCAAGGGTATTGGAAAAACTCTCCTATATAAGCTCACAGCTCCCATCACAGGCAAAGGTTAGCTTAGGCCCGGATGCCACAGGCGTTGGCTGGGTCTATCAGTATGTGCTCTATTCAGAAAAGAGAAGCTTGGATGAGCTTTGGAAGATCCAAAACTTTTATTTAAAGTATGCCCTGCTTTCCGTTCCCAATGTGGCAGAAGTGGCTTCTGTAGGAGGCTTTGAAAAGGAATACAGAGTGGTCCTTTACCCCGAGCATATGATGCATTACGGCCTATCCCTTGAGGATGTGATAAGGGCTATAAGAGGGAGCAATATGGAGGTGGGTGGAAAGTATGTGGAGGTAAACGGAAGGGAGTTTATAGTAAGGGTTAGGGGCTATGTGAGGGAGAAGGAGGGTATAGAAAAGGCTGTCATAAAGGAGGTTAACGGCGTTCCTATAAGAGTTGGGGACATAGGCAAAGTGATTGAGACGCCAGCCTTTAGGATGGGTACTGCGGACTTTAATGGCCTTGGGAACACGGTTGGTGGAATAGTGGTGATGCGCTTTGGTGCGGATGCCTACAAGACCATAAAGGAGGTAAAGGAGAAGCTGGAGAAGGTTAAAAAGGGACTGCCGGAGGATGTAAAGATCATACCGGTTTATGACAGGTCGGACCTCATAGAGAGGTCCATAGACCACCTTAAAAGGGTGCTTTTGGAGGAATCTGTAGTTGTCATCATAGTCATAGCCCTATTTTTGCTTAGCCTCACTTTAAGCTTTGCAGTCCTTATATTCCTTCTTCTTTCCATACTTGGAACCTTCATAATCATGAACCACACGGGCATAAACTCCAACATCATGTCCTTGGGCGGCATAGCCATAGCCATAGGCACCATGGTGGACGCCGCCATAGTTCTGGTGGAGGCCTTTACAAGAAAGAGGGAAGAGGGGAAGGACCTAAGGACGGCCATCGTAGAATCCACCGCCGAGGTGGGAAAGCCCATATTCTTTGCCCTTTTGGTGGTGGCCGTCTCCTTTGTGCCCATGCTGGCTCTTAAGGCCCAAGCGGGAAGGCTCTTTGGTCCCTTGGTGCTAACCAAAACCCTAGCCATGCTTGTGGCATCCTTGCTCTCTGTAATATTAGTTCCTATTCTTCTGCTATACTTTGGAAAAGGTAAGGTGCTTAAGGAGGAGAAAAACCCCCTTGTAAGATTGCTTATAAAGGCATACACTCCCCTCTTTCATATTGCTGTAAGGCTAAGATACCTCATGCTTGTCTTGGCTATTTTGGCCATTCCTGCCTCTTATATTCTTTTCAAAAACGTAGGAAGGGAGTTTATGCCCGACCTAAGAGAGGGAACACTCCTTTATATGCCTACCACAGCCCCCGGCATATCCATCCAAGAGGCCCAAAGGCTTTTGACCATACAAGACAAAATAATAAAGAGCTTTCCGGAGGTGGATACGGTCTTTGGAAAGGCTGGAAGGGCAAACACATCCACGGACCCAGCACCCCTTTCTATGATAGAAACGGTTATAACCCTAAAGCCAGAAGACCAGTGGAGGGAGGGAATGACCTATGAAAAGCTAATATCGGAACTGGATAAGGCCTTACAGTTTCCCGGAGTTATAAACAGCTGGATCATGCCCATAAAGGGCAGGATAGATATGATAACCACTGGAGTGAGAACGCCATTGGGTATAAAGGTTTTTGGAGACAATCTTGAAGAGGTAGTAAGGCTTGCGCAGGAGATAGAGAAGGCCCTTTATGGTATGGAAGGGGTTATGAGCGTGTATGCAGAGAGGACAACGGGAGCCACCTACTTTGAGGTAGTGCCAGACAGGGAAAAACTAAGGCTTTATGGCTTGAGCTTAGAGGATATAACTGGCACCTTTGAAAGGCTCTTTTCCAACGAGCCCGTATCCCTTTATATATCCGGAAGGGAAAGGTATGGCATAACACTGGGAGTGCCAAGGGATTACAGGCAGGACTTGGAAAATATGATGCTTCCTCTTGGAGAAAAGCTTGTGCCCCTAAAGGCTGTGGCAGAAGTGAAAAGAGTAGAAAGCCCTATGGAGGTAAAGTCTGAGAATGGCCTTCTTGTGGCCTATGTTTATATAACGCCAAGGCCAGAGGCAAGCATGGACAAGATAGTGGAGGAGGGAACAGGAAGGATAGAGGAAAGGGTCAAGTTTCCACAGGGCTACTTTTACACCTGGACAGGCCAGTTTGAATACTGGAAAAAGGCTGTAGAGGACCTAAAGGTCATAGTGCCCATGGTGCTTGCCACCATAGTAGTGTTGGTCTACCTTAGCTTAGGAAGAGTCTTTGAGACCTTTTTGGTCCTCTTTACCTTGCCCTCTTCCCTCTTGGGAGGCCTTTTGCTTATGTACCTTATGGACTTTAGGCTCTCCATCGCATCCATAGCGGGCTTTTTGGCCCTTTTGGGCATAGCTGCAGAGATGAGCATAGTTATGGTGGTATATATAATGCATGCCTTGGAAAGGGAAAAGGACAAGGAATTTTATGAAGCCCTGTATAGCGGTGCGGTAAAGAGGATAAGGCCAAAGGCCATGACCATGCTAACTATAGTGGCAAGCCTTGTGCCAGCAGTTTTGCTAAAAGGCACTGGAAGTGAGGTGATCTCAAGGATAGCCTTGCCCATGCTTGGCGGTATAGTATCTTCTTTCCTTACTGCCCTCTTTTTAATACCGGCCCTTTACAGCCTTAGGTCAGGTCAAAGATAA